Proteins co-encoded in one Thermochromatium tepidum ATCC 43061 genomic window:
- the leuS gene encoding leucine--tRNA ligase codes for MQTDYDPRAIEVSAQAYWEAHRSFKAVEDPSREKFYCLSMFPYPSGRLHMGHVRNYTIGDVIARYQRLLGKNVLQPMGWDAFGLPAENAAIQHGIPPSQWTRSNIAYMKGQLKRLGFGYDWDRELATCDPDYYRWEQWLFTRLVEKGLAYRAKATVNWDPVDQTVLANEQVIEGRGWRSGALVEKREIKQWFVRITDYAQELLEALDRLDGWPEQVRTMQRNWIGRSEGVFMEFGVAGSEDRLCIYTTRPDTVMGVTYVAVAAEHPLAHRAAERDPALAAFIEECRKGSTAEAELETLEKKGHPLGLDAIHPITGEAVPIYAANFVLMGYGTGAVMAVPAHDQRDWEFAERYGLPKKAVIRSVDGSPCGIEQAAYTEKGVLFNSGPFEGLTSEQAGDAIADWLAARGKGGKTVQFRLRDWGVSRQRYWGCPIPMIRTADGGMRPETDLPVRLPEDVIVDGSGSPLTKMPEFYQLPGGETRETDTFDTFFESSWYYARYCSPDCDTAMLDERARYWLPVDQYVGGIEHAILHLLYARFFHRLMRDEGLVECDEPFTNLLTQGMVVAETWYREDAEGRRQWFNPVEVEVERDAKGRLIGGRLKSDGQPVQFGGIEKMSKSKNNGVDPQTLIERYGADTVRLYIIFAAPPDQSLEWSDEGVEGAFRFIRRLWALAVAESEAIRTVSDQPPELDEPARIARREIHSALKKALYDYERQQFNTVVSGCMTMVNALYRLESSTARVVVIREGLGIVLRLLAPIAPHVTHYLWRELGFGEDILDAGWPQLDEEALRQDSLEYVIQVNGKVRGRVTVPTAADQSMVQAAALANEQIAKFIAGKPIRKAILVPGKLLNLVV; via the coding sequence ATGCAGACCGACTATGACCCGCGCGCCATCGAGGTGTCCGCCCAGGCCTATTGGGAAGCGCATCGATCCTTCAAGGCCGTCGAGGACCCCTCTCGCGAGAAGTTCTATTGTCTCTCCATGTTCCCCTATCCCTCGGGTCGGTTGCACATGGGCCATGTGCGAAACTACACCATTGGGGATGTGATCGCGCGCTATCAGCGCCTGCTCGGCAAGAACGTGCTCCAGCCGATGGGCTGGGACGCCTTCGGTCTGCCCGCCGAGAATGCGGCCATCCAGCACGGCATCCCCCCCTCGCAATGGACGCGCTCCAACATCGCGTACATGAAGGGCCAGCTCAAGCGCCTGGGCTTCGGTTACGACTGGGATCGTGAATTGGCGACCTGTGACCCGGATTACTACCGCTGGGAACAATGGCTGTTTACGCGCCTGGTCGAGAAGGGGCTGGCCTACCGGGCCAAGGCGACGGTCAACTGGGATCCAGTCGATCAAACCGTGCTCGCCAACGAGCAGGTCATCGAGGGGCGTGGTTGGCGCTCGGGGGCCCTGGTCGAGAAGCGCGAGATCAAACAGTGGTTCGTGCGCATCACGGATTATGCCCAAGAACTGCTGGAGGCACTCGACCGGCTGGATGGCTGGCCGGAGCAGGTGCGCACCATGCAGCGCAACTGGATCGGGCGCTCGGAGGGTGTGTTTATGGAGTTCGGGGTGGCCGGCTCCGAGGACAGGCTTTGCATCTATACCACCCGACCGGATACCGTCATGGGGGTGACCTATGTCGCGGTGGCCGCCGAACACCCCTTGGCGCACCGCGCGGCTGAGCGGGATCCGGCGCTCGCGGCCTTCATCGAGGAGTGCCGGAAGGGCAGCACCGCCGAGGCCGAGCTGGAGACCCTGGAGAAGAAGGGCCATCCGCTCGGGCTCGATGCCATCCATCCGATCACGGGCGAGGCAGTGCCCATCTATGCCGCCAACTTCGTGCTCATGGGCTATGGCACGGGGGCGGTGATGGCGGTGCCGGCGCACGATCAGCGCGACTGGGAATTCGCCGAACGCTATGGCCTCCCCAAGAAGGCGGTCATCCGTTCGGTCGATGGCAGCCCGTGTGGGATCGAACAGGCGGCCTACACCGAAAAGGGGGTGCTCTTTAATTCTGGCCCCTTCGAAGGTCTGACCTCGGAACAGGCCGGCGACGCGATCGCCGACTGGCTCGCCGCGCGCGGCAAGGGGGGCAAGACCGTCCAGTTCCGACTGCGCGACTGGGGCGTGTCGCGTCAGCGCTACTGGGGTTGTCCGATCCCCATGATCCGGACGGCCGACGGTGGGATGCGTCCCGAGACCGATCTCCCGGTGCGGCTGCCCGAGGACGTCATCGTCGATGGTTCTGGCTCGCCGCTCACGAAGATGCCCGAGTTCTACCAGCTCCCTGGCGGTGAGACGCGCGAGACCGACACCTTCGATACCTTCTTCGAGTCGAGCTGGTATTACGCCCGGTATTGCTCGCCCGATTGCGATACGGCCATGCTCGACGAACGCGCCCGCTATTGGCTGCCGGTCGATCAGTACGTCGGCGGGATCGAGCACGCCATTCTGCATCTGCTCTATGCGCGCTTCTTCCACAGGCTGATGCGCGACGAGGGTCTGGTCGAGTGCGATGAGCCCTTCACCAATCTGCTCACCCAGGGCATGGTGGTCGCCGAGACCTGGTATCGCGAGGACGCCGAGGGCCGCAGACAGTGGTTCAACCCGGTGGAGGTCGAGGTCGAGCGCGATGCCAAGGGCCGGCTGATCGGCGGCCGTCTCAAGTCCGATGGTCAACCGGTCCAGTTCGGCGGGATCGAGAAGATGTCCAAGTCCAAGAACAACGGCGTCGATCCCCAGACCCTGATCGAGCGCTATGGCGCCGACACGGTGCGGCTCTACATCATCTTTGCCGCCCCGCCGGATCAGTCGCTCGAATGGAGCGACGAGGGGGTCGAGGGGGCGTTTCGCTTCATCCGCCGGCTCTGGGCGCTCGCGGTCGCCGAGTCCGAGGCGATCCGGACCGTCTCAGACCAACCGCCCGAATTGGACGAACCCGCGCGGATCGCCCGTCGCGAGATCCACAGCGCGCTCAAGAAGGCGCTCTACGACTACGAACGCCAGCAGTTCAACACCGTGGTCTCGGGCTGTATGACCATGGTCAACGCGCTCTACCGCCTGGAGTCCTCGACCGCGCGCGTCGTGGTGATCCGGGAGGGACTGGGGATCGTGTTGCGGCTGCTTGCGCCCATTGCGCCCCATGTCACCCATTATCTATGGCGTGAACTCGGCTTTGGCGAGGATATCCTCGATGCCGGCTGGCCACAGCTCGATGAGGAGGCCCTCAGACAGGACAGCCTCGAGTA